The Microbacterium limosum genome contains a region encoding:
- the tmk gene encoding dTMP kinase, whose amino-acid sequence MTDAAARGLWITLEGGDGAGKTTQAGLLESWLRERGREVVRTREPGGTEVGTLIRDIVLHHRGDVAPRAEALLYAADRAHHVATLVRPALARGQVVVQDRYLDSSVAYQGAGRVLDAAEVRELSLWATEGALPDLTVLLDLDPAAARARLDAADKPFDRLEAEREEFHVRVREAFRALADAEPQRFLVLDASRPAADLAAAVRERVTALL is encoded by the coding sequence ATGACGGATGCCGCCGCCCGCGGACTCTGGATCACCCTCGAGGGCGGTGACGGAGCGGGCAAGACCACGCAGGCAGGTCTGCTCGAGTCGTGGCTGCGGGAGCGTGGACGCGAAGTCGTCCGCACCCGCGAGCCGGGCGGCACCGAGGTGGGGACGCTGATCCGCGACATCGTGCTGCACCACCGCGGGGACGTCGCGCCCCGCGCGGAGGCCCTGCTGTACGCCGCAGATCGCGCGCACCACGTGGCGACGCTCGTGCGCCCGGCGCTCGCGCGCGGCCAGGTCGTGGTGCAGGACCGCTACCTCGACTCGTCCGTGGCGTATCAGGGTGCCGGGCGCGTGCTCGATGCGGCCGAGGTGCGCGAGCTGTCGCTATGGGCGACGGAGGGGGCCCTGCCCGACCTGACGGTGCTGCTCGACCTCGACCCCGCAGCGGCGCGTGCCCGCCTGGACGCCGCCGACAAGCCGTTCGATCGGCTCGAGGCGGAACGTGAGGAATTCCACGTGCGGGTGCGGGAGGCCTTCCGCGCTCTCGCGGACGCCGAGCCCCAGCGTTTCCTCGTGCTCGACGCGTCGCGTCCGGCCGCCGACCTCGCCGCCGCTGTCCGGGAACGCGTGACCGCTCTTCTCTGA
- a CDS encoding carbon-nitrogen hydrolase family protein, whose translation MTLTVASVSANFTRDLDQNYALIEQLLQDARARGARLVAFPEAAIGGYLSSLGNHGDTVQNTTRSLPPAIRLDGPEIRRVQELAGDTIVTIGFCELDDDGSTRYNAAVCLDGGQIYGSYRKVHQPLGENMSYSAGSEYTAFDTPLARIGMQICYDKAFPEAARMLALDGAEIVVSMSAWPAARTATAENLQDDRWTYRFNQFDIARALDNQVFWMASNQSGTFGSLRYVGNAKVVDPGGNILATTLLGAGLAVAEIDVDETFRAMRGGMFHLRDRRPDVYGPVTSTESASATRWTELAHA comes from the coding sequence ATGACACTCACCGTCGCGTCGGTCTCGGCGAACTTCACGCGGGACCTGGACCAGAACTACGCACTCATCGAGCAGCTGCTGCAGGATGCGCGCGCTCGGGGTGCGCGGCTCGTCGCCTTCCCCGAGGCGGCGATCGGGGGATACCTCTCGTCGCTGGGCAACCATGGAGACACGGTGCAGAACACCACGCGCTCGCTTCCCCCGGCCATCCGGCTGGACGGGCCCGAGATCCGCCGTGTGCAGGAACTCGCGGGCGACACGATCGTCACGATCGGGTTCTGCGAGCTCGACGACGACGGGTCGACCCGCTATAACGCGGCGGTCTGCCTCGACGGCGGGCAGATCTACGGGTCGTATCGCAAGGTGCATCAGCCTCTCGGCGAGAACATGTCGTACTCGGCGGGGTCCGAGTACACCGCGTTCGACACCCCGCTTGCGCGCATCGGGATGCAGATCTGCTATGACAAGGCCTTCCCCGAGGCGGCGCGGATGCTGGCGCTCGACGGCGCGGAGATCGTCGTGAGCATGTCGGCCTGGCCGGCGGCGCGGACGGCGACGGCCGAGAACCTGCAGGACGACCGCTGGACCTATCGGTTCAACCAGTTCGACATCGCTCGGGCGCTCGACAACCAGGTCTTCTGGATGGCGTCGAACCAGTCCGGGACGTTCGGCTCGCTGCGCTATGTCGGCAACGCCAAGGTGGTCGATCCGGGCGGCAACATCCTCGCGACCACGTTGCTCGGTGCCGGTCTCGCCGTCGCCGAGATCGACGTCGACGAGACGTTCCGGGCGATGCGCGGCGGCATGTTCCACCTGCGCGACAGGCGACCGGACGTCTACGGCCCGGTCACCTCGACCGAGAGCGCCAGCGCGACCCGGTGGACGGAGCTCGCGCATGCCTGA
- a CDS encoding DNA polymerase III subunit delta' translates to MPSTADTTTLPWGSVWGQEAAVDSLRAAASDVQGMTHAWLITGPPGSGRSTLAYAFAAALIAADERDEPTMRQVLAGTHPDLTALRTERVIITIDEARRLVERAAFSPSLGRHRVIVVEDADRMTERTSNVLLKSLEEPPERTVWVLCAPSDADLLPTIRSRVRTLRLREPEVGDVAALVRSRTGVSAEIAEQAARHAQRHIGMAQRLATDAAARERRDETLRSVLRVRGVGDAVEVAARIVEVATDDAKALTAERDAEERATLLRTIGVSEGQAVPPAVRSQLSALEDDQKRRATRSLRDGIDRVLTDLQSLFRDVVMLQFGRAEGLVNTELSSDLRALAGAWEPVRTLAVLDQLQTTRRSLEQNAAPALALESLLVTVISGRTTT, encoded by the coding sequence GTGCCCTCGACTGCCGATACGACCACCCTCCCTTGGGGGAGCGTCTGGGGGCAGGAGGCCGCGGTCGACTCGCTGAGGGCAGCCGCATCCGACGTTCAGGGCATGACGCACGCCTGGCTCATCACGGGGCCCCCGGGATCGGGCCGCTCGACTCTCGCGTACGCGTTCGCCGCCGCCCTCATCGCCGCCGACGAGCGTGACGAGCCGACCATGCGGCAGGTGCTCGCGGGCACCCACCCCGACCTCACGGCGCTGCGGACCGAGCGCGTGATCATCACGATCGACGAGGCGCGGCGGCTCGTGGAGCGAGCGGCGTTCTCGCCCTCCCTCGGTCGGCACCGCGTGATCGTCGTCGAGGATGCCGACCGCATGACCGAGCGCACCTCGAACGTCCTGCTGAAGTCGCTCGAGGAGCCGCCCGAGCGCACAGTGTGGGTGCTGTGCGCCCCGAGCGACGCCGATCTTCTGCCGACCATCCGCTCGCGTGTGCGCACGCTGCGGCTGCGCGAGCCCGAGGTCGGCGATGTCGCCGCCCTCGTGCGGTCCCGCACGGGCGTGTCCGCGGAGATCGCCGAACAGGCCGCACGGCACGCGCAGCGCCACATCGGCATGGCCCAGCGCCTCGCGACGGATGCCGCGGCCCGCGAGCGCCGTGACGAGACGCTCCGCTCGGTGCTCCGAGTGCGGGGCGTGGGCGATGCCGTGGAGGTGGCGGCGCGCATCGTCGAGGTGGCGACCGACGACGCCAAGGCCCTGACCGCCGAGCGCGACGCGGAGGAGCGGGCGACGCTGCTGCGCACGATCGGCGTCTCCGAGGGGCAGGCCGTGCCGCCCGCCGTGCGCTCGCAGCTCTCGGCCCTCGAGGACGACCAGAAGCGCCGCGCGACACGCAGTCTCCGCGACGGGATCGACCGCGTGCTCACCGACCTGCAGTCGCTGTTCCGCGACGTCGTGATGCTGCAGTTCGGCCGCGCGGAAGGACTGGTCAACACCGAGCTCTCATCGGATCTGCGCGCGCTGGCAGGTGCCTGGGAGCCCGTGCGCACGCTCGCCGTGCTCGATCAGCTGCAGACGACGCGGCGTAGTCTGGAGCAGAACGCCGCTCCCGCTCTCGCTCTCGAGAGCTTGCTCGTGACGGTGATCAGCGGGAGGACCACCACGTGA
- a CDS encoding MSMEG_0567/sll0787 family protein, which translates to MLDVPVITGTSLRTRVDRAAWTIERATRGQIEAYRAIRRDVFVAEQGIFERDDTDRIDEDPRTIVLVCVDSGGAVLGGVRLAPAVEGRDIGWWTGSRLVVRRDARGSAGIGSALVREACATALANGVLRFEATVQERNAPLFRHLGWEQWGTTAIGGAAHVRMRWPIDRIERLLRSTKGVLGDLLGDLRGDDPRALGGPRFVGDDGAPLPGSDVVAACDAILPAMIERDPEWAGWCAVLVNLNDLSAMGAKPIGLLDAVAAPTASFARRILGGLRSGADAWGVPILGGHTQLGVAPALSVTAMGRTKRPVPGGGGRAGDDLSLTVDLRGRWRRGFEGRQWDTTSARTRAELRELGAIVRRARPAAAKDVSMGGIVGSAAMLAEASGTGLSIDVAAIPAPEDVAFGDWITCFPGFGMLTADRPGRSRAASPLAETAVIGRLDDDPDVRLRWPDGVTTIACPAPATGLGASGS; encoded by the coding sequence GTGCTCGACGTGCCGGTCATCACCGGGACTTCGCTTCGCACACGGGTCGACCGGGCGGCGTGGACGATCGAGCGCGCCACGCGGGGGCAGATCGAGGCCTACCGAGCGATCAGGCGCGACGTGTTCGTGGCGGAACAGGGCATCTTCGAGCGCGACGACACCGATCGCATCGACGAGGATCCACGGACGATCGTGCTGGTCTGCGTCGACTCCGGGGGCGCGGTCCTCGGGGGCGTGCGCCTCGCCCCGGCTGTCGAGGGCCGGGACATCGGGTGGTGGACCGGGAGCCGACTCGTGGTCCGACGTGACGCGCGGGGGTCGGCCGGTATCGGCTCGGCGCTCGTGCGCGAGGCGTGCGCCACCGCGCTCGCGAACGGCGTGCTGAGGTTCGAGGCGACGGTCCAGGAGCGCAACGCCCCGCTGTTCCGGCATCTCGGCTGGGAGCAATGGGGTACCACCGCCATCGGCGGCGCCGCCCACGTGCGGATGCGGTGGCCGATCGATCGCATCGAGCGACTTCTGCGGTCGACCAAGGGCGTCCTCGGCGATCTGCTCGGGGACCTTCGGGGCGACGACCCGCGCGCCCTCGGCGGACCGCGCTTCGTCGGCGACGACGGAGCGCCCCTGCCCGGCAGCGATGTCGTCGCGGCCTGCGACGCGATCCTTCCCGCCATGATCGAGAGGGATCCCGAATGGGCCGGCTGGTGCGCGGTGCTGGTCAACCTGAACGACCTCTCGGCGATGGGCGCGAAGCCGATCGGGCTGCTCGATGCCGTGGCGGCACCGACCGCCTCGTTCGCGCGGCGGATCCTGGGCGGGCTCCGCAGTGGCGCGGATGCCTGGGGCGTGCCGATCCTCGGCGGCCATACGCAGCTCGGGGTCGCCCCCGCGCTGTCGGTGACGGCAATGGGGCGCACGAAGCGGCCCGTGCCCGGCGGGGGCGGGCGGGCCGGCGACGACCTCAGCCTGACCGTGGACCTGCGCGGGCGTTGGCGGCGCGGTTTCGAGGGCAGGCAGTGGGACACGACGTCGGCGCGGACGCGAGCCGAGCTTCGTGAGCTCGGCGCCATCGTGCGACGTGCCCGTCCCGCGGCGGCGAAGGACGTGAGCATGGGCGGAATCGTCGGCAGCGCCGCGATGCTCGCCGAGGCATCCGGCACGGGCCTGTCGATCGACGTGGCGGCGATCCCCGCACCCGAAGATGTCGCCTTCGGCGACTGGATCACCTGTTTCCCCGGTTTCGGGATGCTCACGGCCGACCGTCCGGGTCGCTCGCGGGCCGCCTCGCCCCTCGCCGAGACCGCCGTCATCGGACGGCTCGACGACGACCCCGACGTCCGGCTGCGCTGGCCGGACGGAGTGACGACGATCGCCTGTCCGGCGCCCGCCACGGGCCTCGGAGCATCCGGTTCGTAA
- a CDS encoding MSMEG_0572/Sll0783 family nitrogen starvation response protein, with amino-acid sequence MPEDIDAQIAENIAKSLGEIPHPSLPKGTNLYGSTKIFPDFQAEDGETYFTLIHGIPHESSVSFVAILQATRALRKGFESAIYFYGPGTLACTANRGFPTTGDAGFPGELNMNGSLETFIKEGGTVYCCRFGMALHGMREEDLIEGVIPAHPLDVQDALIYYARKGAIINSTYNL; translated from the coding sequence ATGCCTGAAGACATCGACGCCCAGATCGCCGAGAACATCGCCAAGTCGCTCGGCGAGATCCCGCACCCCTCGCTGCCGAAGGGCACGAACCTCTACGGATCGACCAAGATCTTCCCCGATTTCCAGGCCGAGGATGGCGAGACCTACTTCACGCTGATCCACGGCATCCCGCACGAGTCCTCGGTCAGCTTCGTCGCGATCCTCCAGGCGACCCGCGCGCTGCGCAAGGGCTTCGAGTCGGCGATCTACTTCTACGGCCCCGGCACGCTCGCCTGTACGGCCAATCGCGGCTTCCCCACGACGGGCGACGCCGGTTTCCCGGGCGAGCTCAACATGAACGGCTCGCTCGAGACCTTCATCAAGGAGGGCGGCACGGTCTACTGCTGCCGCTTCGGGATGGCGCTTCACGGCATGCGCGAAGAGGACCTCATCGAGGGCGTCATCCCCGCGCACCCCCTCGACGTCCAGGACGCCCTCATCTACTACGCGCGCAAGGGCGCGATCATCAACTCCACCTACAACCTCTAG
- a CDS encoding alpha/beta hydrolase, giving the protein MISTLRRRARRATAALAALAAASLALTACLYAAIPEEDAAVGPQAPADIPADLEGFYSQEPQWTSCGEGFECAIVASPLDWDDPAFGVIELSVVRHTAGGGAPIGSLLTNPGGPGASGVVLVRDSLDFAVGQSVIDTYDVVGFDPRGVGESTAVACLDPAEMDAYLYDIPAAPRGSAEWEAELEERNRAFADACEANSDGILPFITTENSARDMDLLRAVLGEDKLNFLGYSYGTFLGATYAELYPENVGRLVLDGAIDPAVSGLDVGTIQGVGFENALRAFMADCLDMAECPFRGSVDQAMSDLGALLASVDRSPLPAADGRMLGADSLLTAIIAALYSEGNWPFLTGALSDALQGDPEVAFQLADFYNGRQAGEYLDNSTEAFRAYNCMDYPNDITDEEEAAAEALLAAEAPTVAPYWSGPDPCEVWPYDPTGTRGEIAAEGAAPIVVVGTTGDPATPYEWSVALAEQLASGVLVTNVGEGHTGYNKGNACVDDAVEAYLVDGVVPAEGLCG; this is encoded by the coding sequence GTGATCAGCACTCTTCGGCGGCGCGCTCGCCGCGCAACCGCCGCGCTCGCCGCGCTCGCCGCGGCATCCCTCGCGCTGACGGCGTGCCTCTACGCGGCGATCCCGGAGGAGGACGCTGCCGTCGGGCCGCAGGCGCCGGCCGATATCCCGGCCGATCTGGAGGGCTTCTACAGCCAGGAGCCGCAGTGGACGTCGTGCGGCGAAGGGTTCGAGTGCGCGATCGTCGCTTCCCCGCTCGATTGGGACGACCCGGCGTTCGGCGTGATCGAGCTCTCGGTCGTCCGTCACACGGCCGGTGGCGGCGCGCCCATTGGTTCGCTCCTGACCAACCCCGGCGGACCGGGCGCCAGCGGGGTCGTTCTCGTGCGGGACTCGCTCGACTTCGCCGTCGGCCAGTCGGTCATCGACACCTACGACGTCGTCGGCTTCGATCCCCGCGGGGTCGGCGAATCGACGGCCGTCGCCTGCCTGGACCCGGCCGAGATGGACGCCTACCTGTACGACATCCCGGCCGCGCCGCGAGGATCGGCCGAGTGGGAGGCAGAGCTGGAGGAGCGCAATCGCGCCTTCGCCGATGCCTGCGAGGCGAACAGCGACGGCATCCTGCCCTTCATCACGACCGAGAACTCCGCGCGTGACATGGACCTGCTGCGGGCCGTCCTAGGAGAGGATAAGCTCAACTTCCTCGGGTACTCCTACGGCACGTTCCTCGGCGCCACCTACGCGGAGCTGTATCCCGAGAACGTCGGCCGGCTCGTGCTCGACGGCGCGATCGACCCGGCGGTGTCGGGGTTGGATGTCGGCACGATCCAGGGCGTCGGATTCGAGAACGCGCTGCGCGCCTTCATGGCGGACTGCCTCGACATGGCGGAGTGCCCGTTCCGGGGAAGCGTCGACCAGGCGATGTCCGATCTCGGTGCGCTGCTGGCGAGCGTCGATCGCTCCCCGCTTCCCGCAGCCGACGGGCGGATGCTGGGGGCCGACAGCCTGCTGACGGCGATCATCGCCGCGCTGTACTCCGAGGGCAACTGGCCGTTCCTCACCGGCGCGCTCTCCGACGCGTTGCAGGGAGACCCCGAAGTCGCCTTCCAGCTCGCGGACTTCTACAACGGGCGCCAGGCGGGGGAGTACCTCGACAATTCGACCGAGGCGTTCCGGGCCTACAACTGCATGGACTACCCGAACGACATCACCGACGAGGAGGAAGCGGCGGCCGAAGCGCTGCTCGCGGCGGAGGCGCCGACCGTCGCTCCGTACTGGTCGGGTCCCGACCCGTGCGAGGTCTGGCCGTACGATCCGACCGGCACCCGCGGTGAGATCGCGGCGGAGGGCGCCGCGCCGATCGTCGTCGTCGGCACCACGGGAGACCCGGCGACGCCGTACGAGTGGTCGGTCGCCCTCGCGGAGCAGCTCGCATCGGGCGTCCTCGTGACCAACGTCGGTGAGGGGCACACGGGCTACAACAAGGGCAACGCGTGCGTGGATGACGCGGTGGAGGCCTACCTCGTCGACGGTGTCGTGCCCGCCGAGGGGCTGTGCGGCTGA
- a CDS encoding MSMEG_0568 family radical SAM protein: MTPGPAAATPTATHVSTRVDIALLGVRSDAPVRRAGGAGPSDDGHFIVNGEGAAIPLNPASPYVVTSSGRLTLDGADLGFDVAPVVRPAFYDLETADGINYEKIAKLHGKNVLATTVVQTCVRYDESERCRFCAIEASLDAGLTIAVKTPAMLAEVAEAAVRLDGITSMVMTTGTSNGWDRGAKHLARCVRAVKRAVPDLEIQVQCEPPADLRAITDLYEAGARSIGIHVESMDEDVRRRWMPGKSRVSMDEYRAAWREAVRVFGFNQVSTYLLVGMGEDPDELVEGARELIEMGVYPFVVPFRPLKGTLATDVDRVPAPHRSVLNSVTSRVAAMLQAAGMRGEDQRAGCVACGACSALKTAGA; encoded by the coding sequence ATGACTCCCGGACCGGCTGCTGCGACACCCACCGCGACCCACGTCTCGACCCGCGTCGACATCGCGTTGCTCGGTGTCCGAAGCGATGCGCCGGTGCGGAGGGCGGGTGGTGCCGGACCCAGCGACGACGGGCACTTCATCGTAAACGGCGAGGGCGCCGCCATCCCCCTCAACCCGGCCAGCCCGTACGTCGTCACCTCCAGCGGGCGGTTGACCCTCGACGGCGCCGACCTCGGCTTCGACGTGGCGCCCGTCGTGCGACCCGCGTTCTACGACCTCGAGACGGCCGACGGCATCAATTACGAGAAGATCGCCAAGCTCCACGGCAAGAACGTGCTGGCGACCACCGTCGTGCAGACCTGCGTGCGCTACGACGAGAGCGAGCGGTGCCGGTTCTGCGCCATCGAGGCGTCGCTGGATGCCGGACTCACCATCGCCGTGAAGACCCCGGCGATGCTGGCCGAGGTCGCCGAGGCGGCCGTTCGACTCGACGGCATCACCAGCATGGTCATGACGACGGGGACGTCGAACGGCTGGGATCGTGGAGCGAAGCACCTCGCCCGGTGCGTCCGAGCCGTCAAGCGCGCGGTGCCAGACCTCGAGATCCAGGTGCAGTGCGAGCCGCCCGCGGATCTGCGGGCGATCACGGACCTGTACGAGGCCGGCGCGCGATCGATCGGCATCCACGTGGAGTCGATGGACGAGGATGTGCGCAGGCGCTGGATGCCCGGAAAGTCGCGCGTGAGCATGGACGAGTACCGCGCCGCGTGGCGCGAGGCCGTTCGTGTGTTCGGATTCAACCAGGTCTCGACGTACCTGCTGGTCGGGATGGGGGAGGACCCCGACGAGCTGGTGGAGGGCGCCCGGGAGCTCATCGAGATGGGCGTGTACCCGTTCGTCGTCCCGTTCCGCCCCCTCAAGGGAACCCTCGCCACCGATGTCGACAGGGTTCCGGCTCCCCACCGTTCCGTGCTTAACTCCGTCACCAGCCGCGTGGCCGCTATGCTGCAGGCGGCCGGCATGCGCGGTGAAGACCAGCGGGCGGGCTGCGTGGCCTGCGGTGCGTGCAGCGCGCTCAAGACGGCAGGCGCCTGA
- the topA gene encoding type I DNA topoisomerase, whose protein sequence is MATSKKLVIVESPTKMKSIQSYLGDDYEVLSSVGHIRDLADKKDIPADLKKTSVGRYSIDIENDFEPYYVESERGRKTVAELKRALKQADELLLATDEDREGEAIAWHLLETLKPKVPVKRMVFHEITEDAIRAAVERTRELDHDLVDAQETRRILDRLYGWDVSPVLWRKVGTGRDGAALSAGRVQSAATRLVVDRERERIAFVSASYWDIEAMASRDAEAFRVKLVRLDGATIARGADFDEAGALKRAVVVLDEAQAGELAAAVAGVGAASVTKVEAKPGTRSPYAPFTTSTMQQEAGRKLSMSAKHAMSVAQRLYEKGYITYMRTDSQSLSTQAIEAARTQAVELYGKDAVPLKPRVYKSKSKNAQEAHEAIRPSGETFRTPSSVASGLDRDELRLYDLIWKRTVASQMADAKYETTTVTLEVEAGERRAEFTASGTVYTFKGFLEAYEEGTDEKRGDADKGENQSLPQLTAGDEVAMADVEPKGHHTTPKPRYTEASLVKALEEKGIGRPSTFASIIDTILDRGYVTKRGQALVPSWIAFSVVRLLEENFPDLVDYDFTAALEDDLDAIARGEQHRVEWLRAFYFGDEGHVGLRNVVDNLGEIDARELNSRPVSENVTLRIGKYGPYLEVVDPEKPDADPRRVNIPEDLAPDELTPAKAQELIDAPVAGDRVLGEHPETGKLIVVKDGRFGPYIQEVEPVDPDAVDEATGEVVDPPKKRGAKKEAAPKPRTASLFKSMSVDTIDLDTALRLLELPRTVGTDPESGEAITAQNGRYGPYLKKGTDSRSLESEQQIFDIDLEGALAIYAQPKYGARRASSALKEFDADPVSGKPIRIRDGRFGAYVTDGETNATIPRGETVEDVDFERAKQLLADKRAKGPAPKRTTKRTSTRKAPAKKS, encoded by the coding sequence TTGGCCACCAGCAAGAAGCTCGTCATCGTTGAGTCTCCGACGAAGATGAAGTCGATCCAGTCGTACCTGGGGGATGACTACGAGGTGCTCTCGTCGGTCGGACACATCCGTGACCTCGCCGACAAGAAGGACATCCCCGCCGACCTGAAGAAGACCTCGGTCGGTCGCTACTCGATCGACATCGAGAACGACTTCGAGCCCTATTACGTCGAGTCCGAGCGCGGTCGCAAGACCGTGGCCGAACTCAAGCGCGCCCTCAAGCAGGCCGACGAACTCCTGCTCGCCACTGATGAAGACCGCGAGGGCGAAGCCATCGCATGGCACCTGCTCGAGACGCTCAAGCCGAAGGTCCCCGTCAAGCGCATGGTGTTCCACGAGATCACCGAGGACGCCATCCGCGCCGCCGTCGAGCGCACCCGCGAGCTCGACCACGACCTCGTCGACGCGCAGGAGACCCGCCGCATCCTCGACCGCCTGTACGGATGGGACGTCTCTCCCGTGCTCTGGCGCAAGGTGGGGACGGGCCGCGACGGAGCGGCCCTCTCCGCCGGCCGCGTGCAGTCCGCGGCGACGCGTCTCGTCGTCGATCGCGAGCGCGAGCGCATCGCCTTCGTGTCGGCGTCGTACTGGGACATCGAAGCGATGGCGAGCCGGGATGCCGAGGCGTTCCGCGTCAAGCTCGTTCGCCTCGACGGGGCGACCATCGCCCGCGGTGCGGACTTCGACGAGGCCGGCGCCCTCAAGCGGGCCGTGGTCGTGCTCGACGAGGCGCAGGCGGGCGAACTCGCCGCCGCGGTCGCGGGCGTCGGCGCGGCATCCGTCACCAAGGTCGAGGCCAAGCCGGGCACACGCAGCCCCTACGCTCCCTTCACGACGTCGACGATGCAGCAGGAGGCCGGCCGCAAGCTCTCGATGAGCGCCAAGCACGCCATGAGCGTCGCGCAGCGCCTCTACGAGAAGGGCTACATCACCTACATGCGCACCGACTCGCAGTCGCTGTCGACTCAGGCGATCGAGGCGGCGCGCACGCAGGCCGTGGAGCTCTACGGCAAGGATGCGGTGCCGCTGAAGCCGCGCGTGTACAAGAGCAAGAGCAAGAACGCGCAGGAGGCGCACGAGGCGATCCGTCCCTCGGGCGAGACCTTCCGCACTCCCTCGTCCGTGGCGAGCGGGCTCGACCGCGACGAGCTGCGGCTCTACGACCTGATCTGGAAGCGCACCGTCGCGAGCCAGATGGCCGACGCGAAGTACGAGACCACCACCGTGACCCTCGAGGTCGAAGCGGGAGAGCGGCGGGCCGAGTTCACGGCATCCGGCACCGTCTACACCTTCAAGGGCTTCCTCGAGGCCTACGAGGAGGGCACCGACGAGAAGCGGGGCGACGCCGACAAGGGCGAGAACCAGTCGCTGCCCCAGTTGACCGCCGGCGACGAGGTCGCGATGGCCGACGTGGAGCCGAAGGGCCACCACACCACGCCCAAGCCGCGCTACACCGAGGCATCCCTGGTCAAGGCGCTCGAGGAGAAGGGGATCGGTCGTCCCTCGACGTTCGCGAGCATCATCGACACGATCCTCGACCGCGGGTACGTCACCAAGCGCGGTCAGGCGCTCGTGCCGAGCTGGATCGCGTTCAGCGTCGTGCGGCTGCTCGAGGAGAACTTCCCCGACCTCGTCGACTACGACTTCACCGCGGCCCTCGAGGACGATCTCGACGCCATCGCGCGGGGCGAGCAGCACCGCGTCGAGTGGCTGCGCGCCTTCTACTTCGGCGACGAGGGCCACGTCGGCCTCCGCAACGTCGTCGACAACCTGGGCGAGATCGACGCGCGCGAGCTGAACTCGCGTCCCGTGAGCGAGAACGTCACGCTGCGCATCGGCAAATACGGTCCGTACCTCGAGGTCGTCGACCCCGAGAAGCCCGACGCCGACCCCCGCCGGGTCAACATCCCCGAGGACCTGGCTCCCGACGAGCTCACGCCCGCCAAGGCGCAGGAGCTCATCGACGCGCCGGTCGCGGGAGACCGCGTGCTCGGAGAGCACCCCGAGACGGGCAAGCTCATCGTCGTCAAGGACGGCCGGTTCGGCCCGTACATCCAAGAGGTCGAGCCCGTCGACCCCGACGCCGTCGACGAGGCCACGGGTGAGGTCGTCGACCCGCCGAAGAAGCGCGGGGCCAAGAAGGAAGCGGCGCCCAAGCCGCGGACGGCGTCGCTGTTCAAGAGCATGTCGGTCGACACGATCGACCTCGACACCGCCCTGCGGCTGCTGGAGCTGCCCCGCACCGTGGGCACCGACCCCGAGTCGGGCGAGGCCATCACGGCGCAGAACGGCCGGTACGGCCCGTACCTGAAGAAGGGCACCGACTCGCGGTCGCTGGAGAGCGAGCAGCAGATCTTCGACATCGACCTCGAGGGCGCGCTCGCGATCTACGCGCAGCCGAAGTACGGGGCCCGTCGTGCGTCGAGCGCGCTCAAGGAGTTCGATGCAGACCCCGTGAGCGGCAAGCCGATCCGCATCCGCGACGGCCGATTCGGGGCGTACGTCACCGACGGCGAGACGAATGCGACCATCCCGCGCGGCGAGACGGTCGAGGACGTCGACTTCGAACGCGCGAAGCAGCTGCTCGCCGACAAGCGCGCGAAGGGCCCGGCCCCCAAGCGCACGACCAAGAGGACGAGCACGCGCAAGGCGCCGGCGAAGAAGTCATGA
- a CDS encoding MSMEG_0570 family nitrogen starvation response protein: MPEMTFAVRWPDGRESTHYSPSLVMHDFLTVGERYPVSDFVGRTSEALALASERVRAKFGFACTSAMQSEQTIMTAASSYPDGHVEVVAMEPPLDGGTA, translated from the coding sequence ATGCCTGAGATGACATTCGCCGTGCGCTGGCCCGACGGCCGCGAGAGCACCCACTACTCGCCGAGCCTGGTCATGCATGACTTCCTCACGGTGGGGGAGAGGTACCCGGTGTCGGACTTCGTCGGACGCACGAGCGAGGCGCTGGCCCTTGCCAGCGAGCGGGTGCGCGCCAAGTTCGGATTCGCATGCACCTCGGCGATGCAGTCGGAGCAGACGATCATGACGGCCGCCTCCTCGTACCCGGACGGTCACGTCGAGGTGGTCGCGATGGAACCGCCGCTGGACGGAGGGACCGCATGA